In Bacillus sp. S3, the sequence AGAGCGGCGAGTATGGCAGGATTGTGGGAATTAAGGGGCTTGTTGCATGGTATCGGCCAAAATCCTATTATGACGCGAAGCCTTGGCGCGGGCAAATGAAATATGCCGGCGGCGGTGTGATGATCAATCAAGCCCTTCATACAATAGATTTAATGCAATTGCTAGGCGGAAAGATTGAATCAATCCGAGGTAATGTGGATCAGTTGCTTGACTACGGAATTGAAGTGGAAGACACAGCGTCTGCACGAATGCAATTTGAAAGCGGTGCCACTGGTTTATTCTTTGCTACAAATGCAAATGCCGTGAATTCAAGTGTGGAACTTCAAGTAATTTTAGAAAATGGTAAATTTACCATTAAGGATAGTATATTAACTAGGGTAAATGAAGATGGAAAGAAAGAAGAATTAGTTGAGGATGCAAAAGTTCCTGGTACTAAATTTTATTATGGAGCAAGCCATAAAAAGCTAATTCACCTATTCCATCAATGTATTGAAGAGGATACTGACAACTATGTTCATGCTAGAGAAGCAGCAGTAGCGATTCAAATGATTGATGTTATACGTAAATCTTCTGAAACAAGACAATCAATTCAAATGGAGGGATAAGCAGTGAAAAAAGGTAAAATTGGTGTCCAAATGATGATGTTAAAAGGCAAAGTGGAAGAACTAGGTGCCTATGAAACAATGAGAAAAGTAAGTGAACTTGGCTATCATGCGGTAGAAGTTTCGCAAATTCCGATGACTCCAGAAAATGTGGCAGAATTAAGAAGAGCAAGTGTAGATTTTGATATTAAAATTGCTGCTATGTCTGCCGCTTTAGAGCCAATGCTTCCTGGTGCACCTGGTGAGACCTTAACGAATGATTTTGATAAAATTGTGAGTGATTGTAAGACGCTTGATTGTAACTTCCTGCGTATCGGGATGCTGCCATTAACCGTTATGGGCCA encodes:
- a CDS encoding Gfo/Idh/MocA family protein: MLQEIVESGEYGRIVGIKGLVAWYRPKSYYDAKPWRGQMKYAGGGVMINQALHTIDLMQLLGGKIESIRGNVDQLLDYGIEVEDTASARMQFESGATGLFFATNANAVNSSVELQVILENGKFTIKDSILTRVNEDGKKEELVEDAKVPGTKFYYGASHKKLIHLFHQCIEEDTDNYVHAREAAVAIQMIDVIRKSSETRQSIQMEG